A single genomic interval of uncultured Desulfobacter sp. harbors:
- a CDS encoding HD domain-containing phosphohydrolase, with protein sequence MRIGRSLFQSKVGRRIFLLFVMCALIPILLLSVISYAQVSVQLKKQNARRLQDAAKAHGMAIYERLLYLERNMQLSLLKSNHSDAFTKKFLRHFNAMGLLDSEGRTELLFGRFPTFSDSFLKKATSVSQDKTTLIFEKTDKEKVAKAYMLIKADKTRTLVGEINTPHLWGIGHENILPPMTDLCITDQYRKVLVSSFPLTEDLRRYLARDAKNAQVRVFEYTDKEENYFVSYWSLFLKSNFDAPVLNVLLRNRQKEALSALAQFKTIFPLVILLTVWIVLLLSIVHIRKSLDPLEEIKKGTQRVARQDFKTPVEVASNDEFEEVAQSFNSMAEQLKRQFEDLNTRSKIDREILSSLNTRQIINKALKRMLLFFECHSVALYLAAEKKPETFHGFILTDLKRRKPDEIFFDFSKAELERLAGIKDHYIVSDKGLGRRLAAKAGVSIDDNLLVLPMMIDEKFKGFITLGYKQKKSFLNNELEHARQITNQITVALSNSFLVEEMERLNLGTLEALARTVDAKSAWTAGHSERVTNLTMKIAHAMSLEQQEMETLRRAAYLHDIGKIGIPLAILDKPGRLTDDEYETIKDHPSIGAKILEPIHAYAEAVPIVHQHHEKYDGTGYPRMLAGEDICIGARILAVADVYDAVVSDRPYRNGWLKEKSIKMITDNSGTHFDPKVVDAFLAVI encoded by the coding sequence ATGCGGATAGGACGATCCCTGTTTCAAAGCAAAGTGGGCAGAAGAATTTTTCTTTTATTTGTAATGTGTGCGCTTATTCCCATTCTGCTTCTGTCTGTGATTTCCTATGCCCAGGTGTCAGTCCAACTTAAAAAACAGAACGCCAGACGCCTCCAGGATGCGGCCAAGGCCCATGGCATGGCAATTTATGAGCGGCTGCTGTACCTGGAAAGAAATATGCAGCTAAGTCTATTAAAATCTAACCATTCAGATGCCTTTACCAAAAAATTTCTTAGGCATTTCAATGCCATGGGGCTGCTTGACAGTGAAGGCCGAACGGAACTCTTGTTCGGCCGGTTTCCAACGTTCTCTGATTCGTTTCTTAAAAAAGCCACCAGTGTATCCCAGGATAAAACCACCTTGATTTTTGAAAAAACCGATAAGGAAAAGGTGGCTAAAGCTTATATGCTAATAAAAGCCGACAAAACAAGAACCCTGGTCGGAGAAATCAATACGCCGCATCTGTGGGGAATCGGGCATGAAAATATTCTGCCGCCCATGACGGATCTATGCATAACGGATCAGTACCGGAAGGTTCTGGTTTCATCGTTTCCCTTGACCGAGGACCTGCGCCGCTACCTGGCCAGGGATGCCAAAAACGCCCAAGTCCGGGTATTCGAGTACACTGATAAAGAAGAAAATTATTTTGTCAGTTACTGGTCCTTGTTTTTAAAATCAAATTTTGATGCACCGGTATTGAACGTGCTTTTAAGAAACCGGCAGAAAGAAGCACTCAGTGCATTAGCCCAATTTAAAACTATTTTTCCCTTGGTCATTCTGCTTACGGTGTGGATCGTTCTTCTGTTGAGTATTGTCCATATACGCAAAAGCCTGGATCCCCTTGAAGAAATTAAAAAAGGAACCCAGCGGGTGGCCCGACAGGACTTCAAAACCCCTGTTGAGGTAGCAAGCAATGACGAGTTTGAAGAAGTCGCCCAATCGTTTAATTCCATGGCGGAACAACTCAAGCGACAATTTGAAGATCTGAATACACGGTCTAAAATTGATCGTGAAATTTTATCTTCACTGAACACCCGGCAGATCATCAACAAAGCATTAAAACGAATGCTTCTTTTTTTTGAATGTCATTCTGTCGCCCTTTACCTGGCCGCTGAAAAAAAACCGGAAACCTTTCACGGATTCATCCTGACAGATTTAAAGAGGCGAAAACCAGATGAAATATTTTTCGATTTTTCCAAGGCTGAACTGGAAAGATTGGCAGGAATAAAGGACCATTACATTGTTTCCGATAAGGGGTTAGGCAGGCGATTAGCCGCCAAGGCAGGTGTTTCCATTGACGATAACCTGTTGGTACTCCCCATGATGATTGACGAAAAGTTCAAAGGGTTCATTACACTTGGGTATAAACAAAAAAAATCATTTTTGAACAACGAACTCGAACATGCCCGTCAAATTACCAATCAGATCACCGTGGCGTTGTCTAATTCTTTTCTGGTAGAGGAAATGGAACGGCTGAATTTAGGGACCTTGGAAGCGTTAGCACGAACTGTGGACGCAAAATCCGCCTGGACGGCCGGTCACTCGGAACGGGTCACAAACCTTACCATGAAGATTGCTCATGCCATGAGTCTGGAACAGCAGGAGATGGAAACCCTGCGCCGGGCAGCCTATCTGCACGATATTGGCAAAATAGGCATCCCCTTGGCTATCTTGGATAAACCCGGCCGTCTTACCGACGATGAGTACGAGACCATCAAGGATCATCCATCCATAGGCGCGAAAATTCTGGAACCCATCCACGCATATGCTGAAGCTGTTCCTATTGTTCACCAGCACCATGAAAAATATGACGGAACAGGCTATCCACGGATGCTTGCCGGTGAAGATATCTGTATAGGCGCCAGAATTCTGGCCGTTGCCGACGTATATGACGCAGTCGTCTCTGACCGGCCGTATCGAAACGGCTGGCTCAAGGAAAAATCCATAAAAATGATTACCGACAATTCCGGCACCCATTTTGATCCCAAAGTGGTGGATGCCTTTCTGGCAGTCATTTAA
- a CDS encoding TrmJ/YjtD family RNA methyltransferase, producing MSQKVCMEHVAIVLHDTRIPENIGAAARAAANMGVGQIILSAPRNFDMERVLKVATHSASGLVESMKVYSTLPKALGAFNWIVGTTARLGGTRRVNSSPADLAVELIPISLKNRVAVLFGPEDRGLTNEDLQLCHDLVNIPTAGFSSLNLAQAVMVMCYELFKARTQTPEFDIPRLACRYELENMYEELKDTFARIHYINHENPDHRLDKTRSFLSRYQLRSREVSIIRGLCRQVARYGGKCYQDGVAAGVSSGPKTQETE from the coding sequence ATGTCTCAGAAGGTCTGCATGGAACATGTTGCCATTGTGCTTCATGATACCCGTATTCCTGAAAATATTGGCGCCGCTGCCCGGGCTGCAGCAAATATGGGGGTGGGACAGATAATTTTATCCGCACCCAGAAACTTTGACATGGAACGAGTTCTAAAAGTGGCGACCCATTCAGCCTCCGGACTGGTGGAGTCCATGAAAGTCTACAGCACGCTTCCCAAGGCCCTTGGGGCGTTTAACTGGATTGTCGGCACCACCGCAAGGCTTGGCGGTACGCGCCGGGTGAATTCTTCTCCGGCTGATCTTGCCGTAGAGCTGATCCCCATTTCTTTAAAAAACCGGGTGGCCGTTCTTTTCGGCCCCGAGGACCGAGGGCTGACCAATGAAGATTTGCAGCTATGCCACGACCTTGTGAATATCCCCACAGCCGGATTTTCTTCCCTGAACCTGGCCCAGGCAGTCATGGTCATGTGTTATGAACTGTTCAAGGCCCGCACCCAGACGCCGGAATTTGATATCCCCCGGCTGGCGTGTCGGTATGAGTTGGAGAACATGTATGAAGAGCTCAAAGACACCTTTGCCCGAATCCATTACATCAATCATGAAAATCCGGATCACCGGCTGGACAAGACCCGCAGTTTTTTGAGCCGCTACCAGCTCAGATCCCGGGAAGTCAGTATCATTCGGGGATTATGCCGCCAGGTGGCGCGGTATGGCGGCAAGTGTTACCAGGATGGCGTCGCTGCAGGTGTTTCCAGTGGCCCGAAGACCCAAGAAACCGAATAA
- a CDS encoding UPF0280 family protein yields the protein MFENRKMYRVCHQKQGLVSFNVTVKETNLNIQADSDLTEQAIRAILTHRQYIENHITRFPRFADSLTPLSDPGIAPKIISEMAMASKIAGVGPMAAVAGAVAQSVGRDLLQWSSNILVENGGDIFIKSDTQTIFTIYAGSSPLSMKTGIKVARRPASFAMCTSSGTVGHSKSFGKADAVSVLADCCALADAAATALCNQVQTPKDIETAIAAGKCMRGVQGIVIISGKQIGLWGALELVKL from the coding sequence ATGTTTGAAAACCGTAAAATGTATCGTGTTTGCCACCAAAAACAGGGACTGGTTTCTTTTAATGTGACCGTAAAGGAGACCAACCTCAATATCCAGGCAGATTCGGATCTCACCGAACAGGCCATACGCGCCATTTTGACCCACCGCCAGTACATTGAGAATCACATCACCCGCTTTCCAAGGTTTGCCGACAGCCTTACGCCGTTGTCTGATCCAGGAATCGCGCCTAAAATTATTTCTGAAATGGCCATGGCGTCAAAAATTGCCGGTGTCGGCCCCATGGCTGCTGTGGCAGGGGCTGTGGCCCAAAGCGTGGGAAGAGATTTGCTTCAATGGTCTTCAAACATCCTGGTGGAAAACGGCGGCGATATCTTCATAAAATCAGATACTCAAACCATATTTACCATTTATGCCGGGTCATCACCCTTGAGCATGAAAACCGGTATTAAAGTGGCCCGGCGCCCCGCTTCGTTTGCCATGTGCACCTCCTCGGGCACTGTGGGGCATTCCAAAAGTTTCGGCAAGGCTGATGCCGTATCTGTGCTGGCAGATTGCTGTGCCCTGGCCGATGCTGCAGCCACAGCCCTTTGCAATCAGGTCCAGACGCCTAAAGACATTGAAACGGCCATTGCCGCAGGAAAATGTATGAGAGGGGTCCAGGGTATTGTCATCATTTCAGGAAAACAGATCGGACTGTGGGGTGCTCTGGAACTGGTCAAACTGTAA
- a CDS encoding HD domain-containing protein, with translation MNLEKTPRALKTRLEQKETQILGPRACFSKNAVRRYSERRSGTEYRLAFSADADRILNSLAYTRYSDKTQVFSLINNDHLTHRVLHVQMLSRVARTIGRYLGLNTDLIEAVAMGHDIGHTPFGHDGEHFLSRLTQSAGAGHFHHNLQSMQFLDVIERKGKGWNLTLQTLDAIVCHDGEAHARVLTPAPPREFADLDTIVRQIRVGTMADVMPMTMEGCVVRIADTVSYIGRDFEDAVRLKIVARDQLPGNCRERLGATQGTIVFNLVTDLINTSIDQDFIGFSPGVADALKELKQFNYKFIYKNPLIKRHLTGIEDIFKCLFDRYMNDLAKADGSSVIYSQFLNGMDDTYRLNHSDAEITRDFIAGMTDSYFIRQAPDHMRPAPIDWV, from the coding sequence TTGAATCTGGAAAAAACACCCCGGGCACTGAAAACCCGCCTTGAACAAAAGGAAACCCAAATTCTTGGCCCCCGGGCCTGTTTTTCCAAAAATGCTGTCCGGCGGTATTCGGAAAGAAGATCCGGCACCGAATACCGCCTTGCTTTTTCTGCAGATGCAGATCGCATTCTCAATTCCCTGGCCTATACCCGTTACAGTGATAAAACCCAAGTTTTTTCCCTGATTAATAATGACCATCTCACCCACCGGGTGCTGCATGTACAGATGCTTTCCCGGGTGGCAAGAACCATTGGCAGATATCTTGGACTAAACACCGACCTCATTGAAGCAGTAGCCATGGGCCATGATATCGGACATACGCCTTTTGGCCATGACGGCGAGCATTTTCTCTCCCGCCTTACTCAGTCTGCAGGGGCAGGACACTTCCACCACAACCTTCAAAGCATGCAGTTTTTAGATGTCATTGAAAGAAAGGGCAAAGGCTGGAACCTGACCCTTCAAACCCTGGACGCCATTGTCTGCCACGACGGAGAGGCCCATGCAAGGGTTCTCACCCCGGCACCGCCAAGGGAATTTGCAGACCTTGATACAATCGTCAGGCAAATTCGGGTCGGCACCATGGCGGATGTAATGCCCATGACCATGGAAGGGTGTGTGGTCCGCATCGCCGACACGGTCTCATATATCGGAAGGGATTTTGAAGACGCTGTCCGCCTGAAAATTGTGGCCCGGGACCAACTCCCCGGCAATTGCCGTGAGCGTTTAGGGGCCACCCAGGGCACCATTGTTTTTAACCTGGTCACGGACCTGATCAACACAAGTATTGACCAGGATTTCATCGGATTTTCCCCTGGGGTGGCTGATGCCCTAAAAGAATTAAAGCAATTCAATTACAAATTTATTTACAAAAATCCCTTAATAAAACGACACCTGACAGGCATTGAAGATATTTTCAAATGTTTGTTTGACAGATATATGAATGATCTGGCCAAAGCAGATGGGTCTTCGGTTATCTATTCCCAGTTTCTCAACGGCATGGATGACACCTACCGTTTGAACCACAGCGATGCCGAGATTACCCGGGATTTTATTGCCGGGATGACCGATTCCTATTTTATCCGCCAGGCCCCGGACCATATGCGCCCTGCCCCCATTGACTGGGTATAA
- a CDS encoding Mrp/NBP35 family ATP-binding protein encodes MIHKNVEQAKKSQQPQNDAARQQAEMDAMIKDHLAKIKNKIFVLSGKGGVGKSSVSANLAATLAKKGYKTGLMDVDVHGPSIAQMFNITELLDISTDTKQLLPRQINENLTVVSVQALMQDKDQAVIWRGPAKTGIIKQFVGSVAWGDLDYLIIDAPPGTGDEPLTVVQTIPDAKGIIVTTPQEVALADVRKSISFCKTVKMEIIGVLENMAGYTCPHCNKHIDLFKSGGGEKTAKAQDLNFLGSIPFDSRVVESGDDGVPVMMYEADGPFKLAFEKVVENILEQFEG; translated from the coding sequence ATGATTCATAAAAATGTTGAACAAGCTAAAAAATCCCAGCAACCCCAAAATGATGCTGCAAGACAGCAGGCGGAAATGGACGCAATGATCAAGGATCATTTGGCCAAAATCAAAAACAAAATATTTGTTTTGTCCGGCAAAGGCGGAGTGGGAAAAAGCTCCGTGTCCGCAAATCTGGCAGCAACCCTGGCAAAAAAAGGATATAAAACAGGACTTATGGATGTGGATGTGCATGGACCTTCCATTGCCCAGATGTTCAACATAACGGAACTGTTAGATATTTCAACCGACACCAAGCAGCTGTTGCCCAGACAGATCAACGAAAACCTCACGGTGGTCAGTGTCCAGGCGTTGATGCAGGATAAGGACCAGGCCGTTATATGGAGAGGCCCTGCCAAAACCGGGATTATCAAGCAGTTTGTAGGTTCCGTTGCATGGGGAGACCTGGATTATCTGATCATCGACGCCCCTCCGGGCACCGGCGATGAGCCGCTCACTGTTGTACAAACCATTCCGGATGCCAAGGGCATCATTGTGACCACCCCCCAGGAGGTCGCCCTTGCAGACGTCCGCAAATCCATTTCCTTTTGTAAAACCGTAAAAATGGAAATCATTGGTGTACTGGAAAATATGGCCGGATATACCTGTCCGCATTGCAATAAGCATATTGATCTTTTTAAAAGCGGCGGCGGAGAAAAAACCGCCAAGGCACAGGACTTAAATTTCCTGGGTTCCATCCCCTTTGACTCTCGCGTCGTGGAATCCGGAGATGACGGTGTGCCCGTGATGATGTATGAGGCGGACGGCCCCTTTAAACTGGCTTTTGAAAAGGTAGTAGAGAATATCCTCGAGCAATTTGAAGGCTAA
- a CDS encoding tetratricopeptide repeat protein, which translates to MKHLTVCTLALASVLIFFPVSGCIKESRTLSQGQAGSKNIADQNLALSQDNDFQASYYYLMARRHDSRNEADQTQEALEKAIAKDPDSSFLQREYIIWLQKQKKSGQALALAQDLAEKYPDDVENLLLLARLKKGDEKDMTILLERILQMAPEDKETFLRLGKVYMDEGMTLEAMNLFSRMVSIFPDYYVAHFYLGETQRIADQPAAASQSYFKTLELEPDLLEPRFRLVDVYKAMGEEKNKAEIETVLKEILDLDPGNERALIELSLFYFNTKDYENADDIFAAFGREIRENPDLVVNIAQTLIPEHRYQDAVTILSQIRKTLPGNANINFFLGMAYEGLEKPGKAIEYYLKVTPDHPRYKKTILSIAFLYRDMNRTVEAIRFLEQHHRQSPADIDITSYLASFYQENNRYDIAVTMLERALKETPQNTTLLFKLGAVLDTAGQRQESIEIMNTIIRLDPKHASALNYLGYTYAEMGIHLDQALELVQRALEIRPEDGYIMDSMGWVYYKKQAYDKAVFYLEKAVELSNYETVIAAHLADAYLKTGERKKAVAMYKKALENARQDQKKEVREIEEKLKKLENPSQ; encoded by the coding sequence ATGAAACACCTTACAGTGTGTACCCTGGCCCTGGCGTCAGTCTTAATCTTTTTTCCCGTTTCAGGCTGTATCAAGGAATCGAGGACTCTCAGTCAGGGACAAGCCGGCAGCAAAAATATTGCCGACCAGAATCTTGCTTTGAGCCAGGACAATGATTTTCAGGCTTCGTACTATTACCTTATGGCGCGGCGCCACGACAGCAGAAATGAAGCGGATCAGACACAAGAAGCTCTGGAAAAGGCCATTGCCAAGGATCCGGACTCCTCTTTTCTCCAACGCGAATACATCATCTGGCTGCAGAAACAAAAAAAATCAGGTCAGGCCCTGGCACTTGCCCAAGATCTGGCGGAAAAATATCCAGATGATGTGGAAAATCTGCTCCTGCTTGCCCGGCTGAAAAAAGGGGATGAGAAGGACATGACCATCCTGCTGGAACGAATACTGCAGATGGCCCCCGAAGATAAAGAAACTTTTTTACGGCTGGGCAAAGTATATATGGATGAAGGCATGACGTTGGAGGCCATGAATCTGTTTTCCCGTATGGTAAGCATATTTCCCGATTATTATGTTGCCCATTTTTACCTGGGAGAGACCCAACGGATAGCTGATCAGCCTGCAGCGGCCAGTCAATCTTACTTTAAAACCCTTGAACTTGAACCCGATCTCTTAGAACCTCGATTCCGGCTGGTCGATGTGTATAAAGCCATGGGTGAAGAAAAGAACAAGGCAGAAATTGAAACGGTTCTCAAAGAAATTCTTGATTTAGACCCCGGAAATGAAAGGGCCTTAATAGAGCTTAGCCTGTTTTATTTTAACACCAAGGATTATGAAAACGCCGACGACATATTTGCCGCATTTGGCCGGGAAATCAGGGAAAATCCCGACCTGGTGGTAAATATTGCCCAGACCCTGATACCCGAGCATAGATACCAGGATGCTGTTACGATATTATCCCAGATCAGGAAAACGCTTCCCGGGAATGCCAACATCAATTTTTTTCTGGGGATGGCTTATGAAGGCTTAGAAAAACCGGGCAAGGCCATTGAGTATTATCTTAAAGTCACGCCCGATCACCCCCGGTATAAAAAAACAATTTTAAGCATTGCTTTTCTCTACAGGGACATGAATCGGACAGTAGAGGCAATTCGATTCTTGGAACAGCACCACAGGCAAAGCCCGGCAGACATTGATATCACTTCTTACCTGGCCTCATTTTATCAGGAAAACAACCGTTACGATATTGCCGTCACCATGCTGGAGCGTGCATTAAAAGAGACCCCCCAAAATACGACTTTGCTGTTTAAGCTGGGTGCTGTTCTGGATACGGCAGGGCAGCGTCAGGAAAGCATTGAAATCATGAATACCATTATCAGACTGGATCCCAAACATGCATCTGCCCTCAATTATCTGGGATATACCTATGCGGAAATGGGCATTCATCTGGACCAGGCCTTGGAACTGGTGCAGCGTGCCCTTGAGATCCGACCCGAGGACGGTTATATCATGGACAGCATGGGGTGGGTGTATTATAAAAAACAGGCGTATGATAAGGCTGTTTTTTATCTTGAAAAAGCCGTTGAACTATCGAATTATGAAACCGTCATTGCCGCCCATCTGGCAGATGCCTACCTTAAAACAGGAGAGCGGAAAAAGGCGGTTGCCATGTATAAAAAAGCCCTTGAGAATGCCAGACAAGATCAGAAAAAAGAGGTCCGGGAAATTGAGGAAAAGCTTAAAAAATTGGAAAATCCCAGCCAATGA
- a CDS encoding RNA polymerase factor sigma-32, whose amino-acid sequence MENIVDQKNPAVTKKLTKKDFLVPAGKTRAGNSKALVKSDPIQSYLNEINRYKLLTREQEIELGRRIQEDNDQEAAYIMTTSNLRLVVKIALEFQRIWMQNLLDLIQEGNIGLVRAVKKFDPYKNVKFSYYASFWIKAYILKFIMDNWRMVKIGTTQGQRKLFFRLKKEKQLLVEQGFDPKPKLLSERLGVSEQEVVDMDQRLANWDLSLDEPLKDDSNTERIEFINVDADSSEDRLAKKEIEDILYTKVAKFKKKLNARELDIFERRIFSDSPETLQQIGEVYNISRERVRQIENNIIKKMKAYFKKDMPDFDMYDHDQ is encoded by the coding sequence ATGGAAAATATTGTTGACCAAAAAAATCCCGCGGTTACCAAAAAACTGACCAAAAAGGACTTTTTGGTACCCGCAGGCAAAACCAGGGCCGGCAACTCAAAAGCACTGGTCAAATCCGATCCCATTCAAAGTTACCTTAATGAAATCAATCGATATAAACTTTTAACCCGGGAACAGGAAATAGAGTTAGGTCGACGGATTCAGGAGGATAACGACCAGGAAGCCGCATATATAATGACCACTTCCAACCTGCGCCTGGTGGTCAAAATTGCTTTGGAATTTCAACGCATCTGGATGCAAAATCTTCTTGACCTCATTCAGGAGGGCAATATTGGGCTTGTCCGGGCCGTAAAAAAATTTGACCCGTATAAAAATGTTAAATTTTCCTATTATGCTTCATTTTGGATCAAGGCATATATCCTCAAATTCATAATGGACAACTGGCGAATGGTCAAAATCGGCACCACCCAGGGACAGCGCAAACTTTTTTTCAGATTAAAAAAAGAAAAACAGTTGCTCGTTGAACAGGGGTTTGATCCCAAACCCAAGCTGTTATCCGAACGTCTGGGCGTGTCTGAACAGGAGGTGGTGGATATGGACCAGCGCCTGGCCAACTGGGATCTTTCCCTGGATGAACCGCTTAAAGATGATTCCAATACCGAGCGCATTGAATTTATTAACGTTGATGCAGATTCCTCCGAAGACCGCCTGGCAAAAAAAGAGATCGAAGATATTCTGTACACCAAGGTGGCTAAGTTTAAAAAGAAACTGAACGCACGCGAACTGGACATTTTTGAGCGCAGAATTTTTTCCGATTCCCCCGAAACCCTGCAGCAAATAGGTGAAGTCTACAACATTTCAAGGGAACGGGTCCGGCAGATCGAAAATAACATCATAAAAAAAATGAAAGCATATTTTAAAAAGGATATGCCGGATTTTGACATGTATGACCATGACCAGTAA
- a CDS encoding phosphoribosylaminoimidazolesuccinocarboxamide synthase produces the protein MSIIPGTEYEGLPLIRQGKVRDIFDTGDALLMVTTDRLSAFDVVLPDAIPDKGKVLNQISVFWFKQMESIVKNHIISTDVNDYPVQFHKYKDKLEGRSMLVKKAQPMAVECIVRGYISGSGWKSYQSEGHVCNIRLPQGLQESDKLETPLFTPSTKAEIGDHDINIGFEEAANILGKETAEKLRDLSLEIYNRGAAFALEKGIIIADTKFEFGLLDGEIILIDEILTPDSSRFWPLDDYAPGRGQKSFDKQTVRDWLTNSGWDKTPPGPKLPQEIIDNTSKTYKEIFTRLTGKTI, from the coding sequence TTGAGCATTATACCCGGAACAGAATATGAAGGCCTGCCACTGATCAGACAAGGAAAGGTCAGGGACATTTTTGATACGGGCGATGCCCTGCTCATGGTAACAACAGACCGGCTTTCCGCGTTTGACGTGGTGCTGCCTGACGCCATTCCGGACAAGGGCAAAGTGTTAAACCAGATTTCAGTGTTCTGGTTCAAACAGATGGAAAGCATCGTTAAAAACCATATCATCAGCACGGATGTAAATGATTATCCCGTGCAATTTCATAAATATAAAGACAAGCTTGAAGGCCGCAGCATGCTGGTGAAAAAAGCCCAGCCCATGGCTGTGGAGTGTATTGTCAGGGGCTATATTTCAGGTTCAGGCTGGAAATCCTATCAATCCGAAGGCCATGTGTGCAATATCAGACTGCCCCAGGGACTCCAAGAGTCCGACAAGCTTGAAACCCCTTTATTTACGCCGTCCACCAAGGCTGAAATCGGTGATCATGACATCAACATCGGTTTTGAAGAGGCTGCCAATATTCTGGGGAAAGAGACCGCAGAAAAACTGCGCGACCTAAGCCTTGAAATTTATAACCGTGGCGCTGCCTTTGCCCTGGAAAAAGGTATTATTATAGCGGACACAAAATTTGAGTTCGGTTTGCTTGACGGTGAAATTATCCTTATTGATGAGATTCTGACCCCGGATTCATCCAGATTCTGGCCATTAGACGATTATGCCCCCGGCAGAGGACAGAAAAGTTTTGACAAACAGACTGTCAGGGACTGGCTGACCAATTCAGGCTGGGATAAAACCCCACCGGGTCCCAAACTGCCCCAGGAAATCATTGACAATACCAGTAAAACCTATAAGGAAATTTTTACGCGCCTGACCGGAAAAACCATCTGA
- a CDS encoding ParB N-terminal domain-containing protein: MTAITFTDIPVSEIDLSDTGFRITSPCHDIEHLSASISQYGIMVAPRVVYGQNKYIVVSGFRRIEAARYAGLSRITCRVMPAEETLDAAMAAVTENAFSRELTPAELIRATALLLRFMDPESIARNATSIFNRPLNTGYINTLARIHAMPDSVFDLLDQGKISIKACKTLVSMDAETRTEFLHLFSLIKVSSGIQMEIIAWAKEICALEKISLATLIQQSPLGDSESDGSGVAGSGLGHRDMSALGKQFKAFLVQRRFPALTAAKKQAREHINALELDSGLQLAVPENFEGLVYIIQMEFKNVDEFKTRLNRLAELAKNHDFKSLVDRKV, translated from the coding sequence ATGACAGCTATTACATTTACTGATATCCCAGTGTCTGAGATCGACCTTTCAGACACTGGGTTTCGCATTACAAGCCCTTGTCATGATATTGAACATCTATCGGCATCCATTTCCCAATATGGCATCATGGTTGCGCCCCGGGTGGTGTACGGACAGAATAAGTACATTGTGGTGTCCGGGTTCCGGCGAATTGAAGCCGCCCGGTATGCAGGGCTGTCCCGGATAACCTGCCGTGTCATGCCTGCAGAAGAAACCCTCGATGCAGCCATGGCCGCTGTAACCGAAAATGCATTCTCAAGGGAACTGACGCCGGCAGAACTCATTCGGGCCACAGCGCTTTTATTGCGCTTTATGGATCCCGAAAGTATCGCAAGAAATGCCACATCTATCTTCAACAGGCCGCTGAATACCGGGTATATTAATACTCTGGCACGTATCCATGCCATGCCTGATTCCGTTTTCGATCTTTTGGATCAGGGCAAGATATCCATCAAGGCGTGTAAAACTCTTGTGTCCATGGATGCAGAAACCCGAACTGAATTTTTACATCTTTTTTCCCTGATCAAAGTATCTTCGGGCATCCAAATGGAAATCATTGCATGGGCAAAGGAGATATGCGCCCTTGAAAAAATAAGCCTGGCAACGCTTATCCAGCAAAGCCCTTTGGGAGATAGTGAGAGCGATGGTTCCGGAGTGGCGGGCAGCGGTTTGGGCCACAGGGATATGAGTGCCCTTGGCAAACAGTTCAAGGCGTTTCTTGTCCAAAGACGTTTTCCTGCGCTTACAGCAGCTAAAAAACAGGCCCGGGAACACATCAATGCGCTTGAACTGGATTCCGGGCTCCAACTGGCAGTTCCTGAAAATTTTGAAGGACTGGTCTATATCATACAAATGGAATTTAAGAATGTGGATGAGTTTAAAACACGCCTCAATCGCCTGGCTGAACTTGCGAAAAACCACGACTTCAAATCTCTTGTGGACAGAAAAGTATGA